A stretch of Desulfovibrio sp. UIB00 DNA encodes these proteins:
- a CDS encoding transporter substrate-binding domain-containing protein, producing MAIASITTAAIPARALAADSQDPIIVSLPRENEPYSFVSMFGEPSGLLVDIWRLWGEKVGRDVKFRMGEWPDLLTDVRSGQSHIHGGLFRTATRSLLLDFGPALFPSRGVIIMASGVNADLDSTPAPVIATLKGTILETHLRTRYPTLRLLSLASFKDMIMAVGGGLAQGVAGPLLPLISAIDRLGLNEKFSTEPFPLLEDTLRPGVRKGDMGTLELVEQGMTQIPRAELIALEEYWVRVPAMRETNRVRRPLNLSPHERQWLETHSRWRVGFLKDGAPLAFTNRQGQFDGISADILRAVAGILGVEIIPQPEASTRNLSTNLATQQTDVVPFSEKLPPAHENTHQHSLLFYLPLDVVIRANAGFSVTSPRDLAKKTVAVLAYPGVAIQLEKLVPSAIVVPLQVMDDALNGLRSGRYDAVVGLSVSVSFFLTNGERNDLRHTRLPDLRYAAQIAFRSDWPELPRIFEKAYESIPYTNLLEMAQRWGSLRIEKDIDWERIKQVGGVVALLVGSFLCVILIANHRLARESQATQLALSALRQRERQLKTVMDNQPSMVMLIDTAGRYVLVNRQFERFIGRPAEAMIGKRNEDNLPPEIAAAATLADAEILKTGEPLTCEESYRNASGDLRDLDTCKVPLKDDHGNIFGIVITATDITERRKAERQALRTQTEMTQIFNAAGSAMRVLDTNHIVLQANDAFLKLHGFSREEVIGVRCSDYTRNSEKCATCAVTRVLNGAPKAAETTMRRRKNGDEIYCDVVATPFLSPEGELLGAIEDCRDVTELVKSQRAMQKAARAAEEANRAKSEFLANMSHEIRTPMNAVIGMAYLALQTKLTGKQHSYLSSIKDSAKSLLRIINDILDFSKIEAGRMDIEHVDFELDEVLQGLASLDIVKLAESKVELLIDVEPDVPFTLMGDPLRLGQVLINLVGNAIKFTDQGEVCVRVQRCEAVGNKITLLFSIRDTGVGMSEEQKQKLFHAFSQADMSTTRRFGGTGLGLSISKRLVEMMGGTITVESKPDLGSTFLFTASFDLPPAGPATLPEVKALSGLRALVINSDSAQREKLGQSLAALGLQYGEAADGTQGARVAAKAAKAGMAYEVALIDCNQSEKNNLKAAARLKKLQNMPIIVLTGVHNLGKLNAQATALGINHVLCKPVCRTTLLRAIQEATRSNQQAEYSLLAGNELPRLIEGLGGQRVLLAEDNEINQIVAKELLEGMGLVVDIADNGRIAVDMIYKSAYAAVFMDIQMPEMDGFEATRMVRATPGFRHLPIIALTAHGMVGDREKCLKAGMNDHISKPIDPTALTEVAMRWCRKSDANDPRQTVDL from the coding sequence ATGGCGATCGCATCCATTACGACCGCCGCAATTCCTGCCCGCGCTCTGGCAGCCGACAGCCAAGACCCGATCATTGTTTCCCTACCCCGTGAAAACGAACCTTATTCCTTTGTATCCATGTTCGGCGAACCATCAGGCTTGCTTGTGGACATCTGGCGACTTTGGGGCGAGAAAGTCGGGCGAGACGTCAAATTTCGCATGGGGGAATGGCCTGACTTGCTAACCGATGTCCGCTCCGGTCAATCGCATATCCACGGCGGGCTTTTTCGCACCGCCACCCGCTCCCTGCTGCTGGATTTCGGCCCAGCGCTCTTTCCCTCGCGCGGCGTGATCATTATGGCTTCGGGTGTCAACGCTGATCTGGACAGCACTCCCGCGCCGGTCATCGCCACCCTCAAGGGTACCATCCTTGAAACCCATCTGCGCACCCGCTACCCCACCCTGCGCCTTTTGTCGCTGGCATCCTTCAAGGACATGATCATGGCTGTGGGCGGCGGCCTGGCTCAAGGCGTTGCCGGGCCGCTCTTGCCGCTTATCAGTGCCATCGACCGCCTGGGACTCAACGAAAAGTTTTCCACAGAGCCTTTCCCGCTGCTGGAGGATACCCTTCGGCCGGGAGTACGCAAAGGCGACATGGGCACTCTGGAGCTTGTGGAACAGGGTATGACCCAAATTCCCCGAGCGGAACTCATCGCCCTTGAGGAATACTGGGTGCGCGTTCCTGCCATGAGGGAAACAAACAGGGTGCGCCGCCCCCTGAACCTCAGCCCGCATGAACGCCAGTGGCTTGAGACGCATTCGCGCTGGCGCGTTGGTTTTCTTAAGGATGGAGCACCGCTGGCCTTTACCAACAGGCAGGGGCAGTTTGACGGCATCAGCGCGGATATTCTCCGCGCAGTCGCAGGAATTCTGGGTGTGGAAATTATCCCCCAGCCCGAAGCCTCTACCCGAAATCTGAGCACGAATCTGGCGACCCAGCAGACAGACGTGGTGCCCTTCAGCGAAAAGCTGCCGCCTGCGCATGAGAATACGCACCAGCACAGCCTGTTGTTCTATCTGCCGCTGGATGTGGTCATCAGGGCCAATGCAGGCTTTTCTGTTACCAGCCCCCGTGACCTGGCAAAAAAGACCGTAGCCGTGCTGGCATATCCCGGCGTGGCAATCCAGTTGGAAAAACTCGTGCCCAGCGCCATTGTGGTACCCCTGCAAGTCATGGATGATGCCCTTAATGGCCTGCGTTCAGGGCGCTACGATGCTGTGGTGGGCCTTTCTGTTTCCGTCAGTTTTTTTCTGACCAACGGCGAACGCAACGACCTCAGGCATACCCGGCTGCCCGATCTGCGTTATGCGGCGCAGATTGCCTTTCGCTCTGACTGGCCAGAACTCCCCAGGATTTTTGAAAAAGCCTACGAGAGCATCCCCTACACCAACCTGCTGGAAATGGCCCAGCGCTGGGGCAGCCTGCGGATTGAAAAAGACATTGACTGGGAACGCATCAAGCAGGTGGGCGGCGTGGTTGCCCTGCTTGTGGGCAGTTTTTTGTGCGTAATACTGATTGCCAACCACAGACTCGCGCGCGAAAGCCAGGCAACCCAGCTTGCCTTAAGCGCCCTGCGCCAACGGGAGCGGCAGCTTAAAACTGTTATGGATAATCAGCCGAGCATGGTCATGCTGATCGACACGGCTGGCAGATATGTACTGGTCAACCGCCAGTTTGAACGATTTATAGGCCGCCCGGCAGAGGCCATGATCGGCAAACGGAACGAAGACAACCTGCCCCCGGAAATAGCCGCTGCCGCAACGCTTGCTGATGCAGAAATCCTGAAAACCGGCGAACCACTTACCTGTGAAGAGTCCTACCGCAATGCCAGTGGCGACCTGCGGGATCTTGACACCTGCAAGGTTCCGCTTAAGGACGACCACGGCAACATCTTTGGCATTGTCATTACTGCCACAGACATTACCGAAAGGCGCAAGGCCGAGCGGCAGGCCCTGCGCACGCAGACAGAGATGACCCAGATATTCAATGCCGCAGGCAGTGCCATGCGCGTGCTGGACACCAATCACATTGTCTTGCAGGCCAACGATGCCTTTCTGAAATTGCACGGGTTCAGCCGGGAAGAAGTGATCGGCGTTCGCTGTTCCGACTATACGCGAAATTCAGAAAAATGCGCCACATGCGCAGTTACGCGAGTGCTGAACGGCGCGCCCAAAGCTGCGGAAACCACCATGCGCCGCCGCAAGAACGGTGATGAGATTTACTGCGATGTTGTGGCTACGCCCTTTCTTTCGCCAGAAGGGGAACTGCTGGGGGCCATTGAAGACTGCCGCGATGTCACAGAGCTTGTAAAAAGCCAGCGCGCCATGCAAAAGGCCGCGCGGGCTGCGGAAGAAGCCAACCGAGCCAAGAGCGAATTCCTGGCGAATATGAGCCACGAAATCCGCACTCCCATGAACGCCGTTATCGGCATGGCCTATCTTGCCCTGCAAACCAAACTCACGGGCAAGCAACACAGCTACCTCTCCAGCATCAAGGATTCCGCCAAATCGCTGCTGCGCATCATCAATGACATTCTGGATTTTTCAAAGATTGAAGCGGGCCGCATGGATATTGAGCATGTGGACTTTGAGCTGGACGAAGTGCTGCAAGGGCTGGCAAGCCTCGACATTGTCAAACTGGCCGAAAGCAAGGTCGAACTGCTGATTGACGTGGAGCCGGACGTTCCCTTCACTCTTATGGGCGACCCTCTGCGGCTGGGGCAGGTGCTTATCAACCTTGTGGGCAACGCCATCAAGTTTACCGATCAGGGCGAAGTGTGCGTGCGGGTGCAGCGGTGTGAAGCCGTGGGCAACAAAATAACTCTGCTTTTCAGCATCCGCGATACTGGCGTGGGCATGTCGGAAGAGCAGAAACAAAAGCTGTTCCACGCATTTTCGCAGGCCGATATGTCCACAACACGGCGGTTCGGCGGCACAGGTCTGGGGCTTTCCATTTCCAAGAGGCTTGTGGAAATGATGGGGGGCACGATCACTGTTGAAAGCAAACCAGATCTGGGCAGTACATTTCTCTTTACCGCATCCTTTGACCTGCCCCCGGCTGGCCCTGCCACACTGCCGGAGGTGAAGGCGCTCTCTGGCCTGCGCGCCCTTGTGATTAACAGCGACAGCGCCCAGAGGGAAAAACTGGGGCAAAGTCTCGCAGCCCTTGGGCTGCAATACGGCGAAGCGGCAGACGGCACTCAGGGCGCACGCGTTGCCGCAAAAGCCGCCAAGGCAGGCATGGCCTACGAAGTCGCGCTGATCGACTGCAACCAGTCTGAAAAAAACAATCTGAAAGCCGCAGCCCGGCTGAAAAAATTGCAGAACATGCCCATTATCGTCCTGACCGGGGTCCATAATCTGGGCAAACTCAATGCGCAGGCAACCGCCCTGGGCATCAATCATGTTCTCTGCAAACCTGTTTGCAGAACAACATTGCTGCGCGCCATTCAGGAGGCCACGCGCAGCAACCAGCAGGCAGAATACAGCCTGCTGGCTGGCAACGAGCTGCCAAGGCTTATAGAGGGCCTGGGAGGTCAGCGTGTGCTTTTGGCTGAAGATAATGAAATCAACCAGATTGTGGCCAAGGAACTGCTGGAAGGCATGGGCCTTGTGGTGGATATTGCCGATAATGGCCGCATTGCCGTGGACATGATTTACAAGAGTGCGTACGCGGCTGTTTTCATGGACATACAGATGCCCGAAATGGACGGGTTTGAGGCAACACGCATGGTACGCGCCACGCCTGGATTCCGCCATCTGCCTATCATTGCCCTCACGGCGCACGGCATGGTGGGCGACAGGGAAAAATGCCTCAAGGCTGG
- a CDS encoding methyl-accepting chemotaxis protein, with protein MRSIKQKIALAAGLGLIATAAILMAFGLYSTSNTKEFVSNRVSQLLEKSAISSLESLVSDRASVVETALQDNIDTARTTGKIFEVLRANLGSEHLRDLFVKILRANLDNNPTYLGSYSAWEPNALDGMDALYANTEAHDASGRFITYWNRDETGKISRQALVEYESDAKHANGVRKGGWYLGPRETGKESVLDPFPYIVQGKTEWLTTISVPVKENNKFLGVSGTDLRLTFLQKMAEDVDAKIYGGKGDVFIISYDGLVVANSGDASMVGKALSNGLPNADKVMPNVRDGKAYAGLSVDGKSIVAYAPVKLGRSGKFWSVLVKLPRDVVLADADALEAQLNERAKNDAFNQIMVGAGVALLGIICLWFFAGSLTRPLIRAKNYAEGVAAGDFSGELVVNQQDEIGVLANSLRTMVANLQAMIAEAHAKGEEAQKAMKEAQAAMQEANAAKAQAERAKAEGMLHAAGQLEGVVEIVTAASQQLSSQIEQSSRGADEQSGRVRETATAMEEMNATVLEVARNAQQAADASTQTKQKALEGSNIVSDAVKGIETVRDQSLAIKEDMNALGKQAEGIGQIMNVIADIADQTNLLALNAAIEAARAGDAGRGFAVVADEVRKLAEKTMAATQEVGQAIRDIQEGTRKNIANVDKAAVTIESATDLSVRSGEALSQIFHLVEQVNDQVQSIATASEQQSAASEEINKSVEQVSAISAETAQAMEQASSAVSELAQQSKVLQNLIHEMKTQN; from the coding sequence ATGCGTTCTATCAAGCAAAAAATTGCGCTGGCTGCGGGTCTCGGGTTGATTGCCACGGCTGCCATTCTGATGGCTTTCGGGCTGTACTCCACCAGCAACACCAAGGAATTTGTTTCCAACCGCGTTTCGCAGCTTCTGGAAAAAAGCGCCATTTCATCACTTGAATCGCTGGTTTCAGACAGGGCATCCGTTGTGGAAACTGCCCTTCAGGACAACATCGACACAGCACGCACAACAGGAAAGATCTTCGAGGTGTTGCGCGCCAATCTCGGCAGCGAGCACCTGCGCGATCTTTTTGTCAAAATCCTGCGCGCCAACCTTGATAACAACCCCACATATCTGGGTTCATATTCCGCATGGGAGCCAAACGCCCTTGACGGCATGGATGCCCTGTACGCCAATACAGAAGCCCACGACGCATCGGGCCGCTTTATTACATACTGGAACCGCGATGAAACAGGCAAGATCAGCCGCCAGGCCCTTGTGGAATACGAAAGCGATGCCAAGCACGCCAACGGCGTACGCAAGGGCGGCTGGTACCTTGGCCCTAGGGAAACCGGCAAGGAAAGCGTGCTTGACCCCTTCCCCTACATTGTGCAGGGCAAAACAGAGTGGCTGACCACAATCTCCGTGCCCGTCAAGGAAAACAACAAGTTCCTTGGCGTTTCCGGCACAGACCTGCGGCTCACCTTTTTGCAGAAGATGGCAGAAGATGTTGATGCCAAAATCTACGGCGGCAAGGGCGATGTATTCATTATCAGCTATGACGGTCTGGTAGTTGCCAACAGCGGCGACGCCTCAATGGTCGGCAAAGCATTGAGCAATGGCTTGCCCAATGCAGACAAGGTCATGCCCAACGTGCGTGACGGCAAGGCCTATGCCGGGCTGAGTGTGGACGGCAAGTCCATTGTGGCATACGCCCCGGTCAAGCTCGGTCGCTCAGGCAAGTTCTGGTCTGTACTTGTCAAGTTGCCCAGAGATGTTGTGCTGGCTGATGCCGATGCCCTTGAGGCGCAACTCAACGAGCGCGCCAAAAACGATGCATTCAATCAGATCATGGTCGGCGCAGGCGTGGCCCTGCTGGGCATAATCTGCCTGTGGTTCTTTGCGGGTTCCCTCACGCGGCCGCTCATCAGGGCCAAGAACTACGCCGAAGGCGTTGCCGCAGGCGATTTCAGCGGGGAACTGGTGGTGAACCAGCAGGACGAAATCGGCGTGTTGGCCAACTCTCTGCGCACCATGGTTGCCAATCTGCAAGCAATGATCGCCGAGGCGCACGCCAAGGGCGAAGAAGCTCAAAAAGCAATGAAAGAAGCGCAGGCCGCCATGCAGGAGGCCAACGCCGCCAAGGCTCAGGCCGAGCGGGCCAAGGCCGAGGGCATGCTACATGCTGCCGGGCAGCTTGAAGGCGTTGTGGAAATCGTCACTGCGGCCTCGCAGCAGCTTTCATCCCAGATCGAACAATCGAGCCGTGGCGCGGACGAGCAGTCCGGACGTGTGCGCGAAACCGCCACAGCCATGGAAGAAATGAACGCCACCGTACTTGAAGTGGCCCGCAACGCCCAGCAGGCAGCGGACGCATCCACCCAGACCAAGCAAAAGGCCCTTGAAGGCTCCAATATCGTGAGCGATGCGGTCAAGGGCATTGAAACTGTCCGGGATCAGTCGCTGGCCATCAAGGAAGACATGAACGCCCTTGGCAAGCAGGCCGAAGGCATTGGGCAGATTATGAATGTGATCGCCGACATTGCCGACCAGACCAACCTGCTGGCCCTTAACGCCGCCATTGAGGCCGCCCGCGCTGGCGATGCCGGGCGCGGGTTTGCGGTGGTGGCCGATGAAGTGCGCAAACTGGCAGAAAAGACCATGGCCGCCACGCAGGAAGTGGGACAGGCCATCCGCGACATTCAGGAAGGCACCCGCAAAAACATTGCCAACGTGGACAAGGCTGCCGTAACCATCGAAAGCGCTACAGATCTTTCTGTACGTTCCGGCGAAGCCTTGAGCCAGATATTCCACCTTGTGGAACAGGTTAACGACCAGGTACAGTCCATTGCGACTGCAAGTGAGCAGCAATCTGCCGCCAGCGAAGAAATAAACAAGTCAGTTGAACAGGTTTCTGCAATTTCTGCTGAAACAGCTCAGGCCATGGAACAGGCATCTAGTGCCGTGTCTGAACTTGCGCAGCAGTCAAAAGTACTGCAAAATCTTATTCACGAAATGAAGACACAGAACTAA